A DNA window from Thermus tengchongensis contains the following coding sequences:
- a CDS encoding PASTA domain-containing protein: protein MILDDRYPVLETLEEREGVTLYRVEGGVVFFFQVRTPEDKERFYRYRAAIKRLEELGLVEAVVSAKPGRYYAFFPERPLARKVPPRAALEALAPLGFGPEHLAMAEEGVAYLSPWPLGSARRALARGPSRPRPGFLKAVPFGKLLGVAPGLLLFLLGLWLFSQGVYRYFNPPEYAVPNLVGKTAREAFLLLKDTGLRLEVVEGNDPAKPKEVVLAQEPPPGTRLRAGRTVRLTLNQARLNPLPELKGLRQEEAEAKLSELGYRLAGVAQMESPEPLGTVLASDPPPGTPLPPGAPVRLLVSRGASLGPTVPLPKLTGLSQKEALFLLNAMGLQVQAEEVPSGAPPGTVLAQEPAPGTPMPPGSGVRLRVAARGEVQVGALTPPSPPGPEARTVTLALNLPQEAEGRQVRLVLVDDRGEHLVYEGEGRGGLRVSGTYEVVGEARFRLYMDGELVQEWTP from the coding sequence ATGATCTTGGACGACCGCTACCCGGTGCTGGAAACCCTCGAGGAGCGGGAGGGGGTCACCCTTTATCGGGTGGAGGGCGGGGTGGTTTTCTTTTTCCAGGTGCGCACCCCCGAGGACAAGGAGCGCTTTTACCGGTACCGGGCGGCCATCAAACGCTTAGAGGAGCTTGGGCTTGTGGAGGCGGTGGTTTCCGCCAAGCCTGGGCGTTACTACGCCTTTTTCCCCGAGCGTCCCCTGGCCCGGAAAGTGCCGCCCCGGGCGGCCCTCGAGGCCCTGGCCCCCTTGGGCTTTGGCCCAGAGCACCTGGCCATGGCCGAGGAAGGGGTGGCCTACCTGTCCCCATGGCCCTTGGGGTCTGCCCGGCGGGCCTTGGCCCGGGGTCCTTCGCGCCCCCGGCCGGGCTTTCTTAAAGCTGTTCCCTTCGGGAAGCTACTGGGGGTGGCCCCGGGCCTCCTCCTCTTCCTCCTAGGGCTGTGGCTTTTTTCCCAAGGGGTTTACCGCTACTTCAATCCCCCGGAGTACGCTGTGCCGAACCTGGTGGGCAAGACCGCCCGGGAGGCCTTTCTCCTCTTGAAGGATACGGGGCTCAGGCTGGAGGTGGTGGAGGGGAACGACCCGGCCAAGCCCAAGGAGGTGGTGCTGGCCCAGGAGCCTCCACCGGGAACCCGCCTTAGGGCGGGGCGCACCGTGCGCCTCACCCTTAACCAGGCCCGGCTGAACCCCTTGCCCGAGCTGAAGGGGCTCCGCCAAGAGGAGGCGGAGGCGAAGCTTTCCGAGCTAGGATACCGCCTGGCTGGGGTGGCCCAGATGGAAAGTCCCGAACCCCTAGGCACGGTCCTGGCCAGCGACCCGCCCCCCGGCACTCCCTTGCCCCCTGGGGCCCCGGTGAGGCTTCTGGTTTCCCGGGGTGCTTCCCTGGGTCCCACGGTGCCTCTTCCAAAGCTCACGGGTTTGAGCCAAAAGGAGGCGCTTTTCCTCCTGAACGCCATGGGCCTGCAGGTCCAGGCGGAGGAGGTGCCCTCCGGGGCTCCGCCCGGCACGGTGCTGGCCCAGGAGCCCGCCCCCGGAACCCCCATGCCCCCGGGGAGCGGGGTGCGCCTAAGGGTGGCGGCAAGGGGAGAGGTGCAGGTGGGGGCTTTGACCCCCCCCTCGCCTCCGGGCCCCGAGGCCCGTACCGTGACCCTGGCTCTGAATCTGCCCCAGGAGGCGGAGGGCCGCCAGGTGCGCCTGGTGCTGGTGGACGACCGGGGGGAGCACCTGGTCTATGAGGGGGAAGGCCGTGGGGGCCTAAGGGTTTCGGGTACCTACGAAGTGGTGGGGGAGGCCCGCTTCCGCCTCTATATGGACGGGGAGCTTGTTCAGGAGTGGACCCCCTGA
- a CDS encoding YraN family protein, whose amino-acid sequence MKGGWAEDLALAYLLERGYRLLGRNRRTPFGEVDLFLEKDGVYVLVEVKQRSSGAYGTPLEALTLRKVRRLLQSARYLLGRDDLPVRLEAILVHGTPRAHRIEHLVLEV is encoded by the coding sequence GTGAAAGGAGGCTGGGCGGAGGACCTGGCGCTCGCCTACCTTCTTGAGCGGGGCTACCGGCTTCTGGGCCGCAACCGCCGCACGCCCTTTGGGGAGGTGGACCTGTTTCTGGAAAAGGATGGGGTTTACGTGCTGGTGGAGGTCAAGCAAAGGAGCTCAGGGGCTTACGGTACGCCCTTGGAGGCCTTGACCCTCAGAAAGGTGAGGCGCCTTTTACAAAGCGCCCGTTATCTGTTGGGACGCGACGATCTTCCGGTGAGGCTCGAGGCCATCCTGGTCCACGGGACCCCCCGGGCGCACCGGATAGAGCACCTGGTGTTGGAAGTGTAG